A portion of the Eulemur rufifrons isolate Redbay chromosome 30, OSU_ERuf_1, whole genome shotgun sequence genome contains these proteins:
- the GPR173 gene encoding probable G-protein coupled receptor 173 — protein sequence MANTTGEPEEVSGALSPPSASAYVKLVLLGLIMCVSLAGNAILSLLVLKERALHKAPYYFLLDLCLADGIRSAVCFPFVLASVRHGSSWTFSALSCKIVAFMAVLFCFHAAFMLFCISVTRYMAIAHHRFYAKRMTLWTCAAVICMAWTLSVAMAFPPVFDVGTYKFIREEDQCIFEHRYFKANDTLGFMLMLAVLMAATHAVYGKLLLFEYRHRKMKPVQMVPAISQNWTFHGPGATGQAAANWIAGFGRGPMPPTLLGIRQNGHAASRRLLGMDEVKGEKQLGRMFYAITLLFLLLWSPYIVACYWRVFVKACAVPHRYLATAVWMSFAQAAVNPIVCFLLNKDLKKCLRTHAPCWGTGGAPAPREPYCVM from the coding sequence ATGGCCAACACCACCGGAGAGCCTGAGGAGGTGAGCGGCGCACTGTCCCCACCGTCAGCATCGGCTTATGTGAAGCTGGTGCTGCTGGGACTGATCATGTGCGTGAGCCTGGCAGGCAATGCCATCTTGTCCCTGCTGGTGCTCAAGGAGCGTGCCCTGCACAAGGCTCCTTACTACTTTTTGCTGGACTTGTGCCTGGCCGATGGCATACGCTCTGCCGTCTGCTTCCCTTTTGTGCTGGCTTCTGTGCGTCACGGCTCCTCATGGACCTTCAGTGCACTCAGCTGCAAGATTGTGGCCTTCATGGCCGTGCTCTTTTGCTTCCATGCGGCCTTCATGCTGTTCTGCATCAGCGTCACCCGCTACATGGCCATCGCCCACCACCGCTTCTACGCCAAGCGCATGACACTCTGGACATGCGCAGCTGTCATCTGCATGGCCTGGACCTTGTCTGTGGCCATGGCCTTCCCACCTGTGTTCGATGTGGGTACCTACAAGTTTATCCGGGAGGAGGACCAGTGCATCTTTGAGCATCGCTACTTCAAGGCCAATGACACACTGGGCTTCATGCTCATGTTGGCTGTGCTCATGGCAGCCACACATGCTGTCTATGGCAAGCTGCTCCTCTTCGAGTATCGTCACCGCAAGATGAAGCCAGTGCAGATGGTGCCAGCCATCAGCCAGAATTGGACATTCCATGGCCCTGGGGCTACCGGCCAGGCTGCTGCCAACTGGATCGCCGGCTTTGGCCGTGGGCCCATGCCACCAACCCTGCTGGGTATCCGGCAGAATGGGCATGCAGCCAGCCGGCGGCTGCTGGGCATGGACGAGGTCAAGGGTGAAAAGCAGCTGGGCCGCATGTTCTACGCGATCACATTGCTCTTCCTGCTCCTCTGGTCACCCTACATTGTGGCCTGCTACTGGCGAGTATTTGTGAAAGCCTGTGCCGTGCCCCACCGCTACTTGGCCACTGCTGTTTGGATGAGCTTCGCCCAGGCTGCTGTCAACCCGATCGTCTGCTTCCTGCTCAACAAGGACCTCAAGAAGTGCCTGAGGACTCATGCCCCATGCTGGGGCACAGGAGGTGCCCCGGCTCCCAGAGAACCCTATTGTGTCATGTGA
- the TSPYL2 gene encoding testis-specific Y-encoded-like protein 2 isoform X1 has translation MDRPDEGPPAKTLRLSSSEPPQRNPPPPPPPPLLRLPLPPPEQRPRLQEETEAAQVLADMRGVGSGPVMPPSSPYIILEEGGIRAYFTLGSESPQWESTIESGYGEAPPPVESLDILPAAGVSGENLEIDFQVVDPSSPVGEKVLETCSIEGWGPQRLVGPQNREEAVILVEDDDEDEQEGLRSSRRRRRRRRRQRKIKKESKVRNAERMENILQALENIQLDLESVNIKAGKAFLRLKRKFIQMRRPFLERRDLIIQHIPGFWVKAFLNHPRISILINRRDEDIFRYLTNLQVQDLRHISMGYKMKLYFQTNPYFTNMVIVKEFQRNRSGRLVSHSTPIRWHRGQEPQAHRHGNQDTSYSFFSWFSNHSLPEADRIAEIIKNDLWVNPVRYYMMRERGYRTNRKKQEKKKRPRLSYSKNKNQCEVVIVEDPYDYYAVEDIFSDISDFDETIHDIKISDFMDTTDYFETTDNEITDINENICDNEIPDHNEVPKYETTGNNKSADDNATTYNNENANDNNENPEDNNKNTNDNENPDDNNENANGDNKNLRGGNRGSIGNNQDSSDSDNEGSDDEDNDGNEGDNEGSDDDGNEGDNEGSDDDDRDIEYYQNYIDDFDKDQYYSINQHAYEDEIQIVSDESVEEGNVQGENFYEEGGYEMGGIENDWDGEDSEDSDLAEVVQVPNAWANLGNSGKTG, from the exons ATGGATCGCCCGGATGAGGGGCCTCCGGCCAAGACCCTGCGCCTGAGCAGCTCTGAGCCGCCTCAGCGCaacccgccgccgccgccgccgccgccgctcctgCGACTGCCCCTGCCTCCACCCGAGCAGCGCCCAAGGCTCCAGGAGGAAACCGAGGCGGCACAGGTGCTGGCTGACATGAGGGGGGTGGGCTCGGGCCCCGTGATGCCCCCGTCGTCGCCCTATATCATTCTCGAGGAGGGGGGGATCCGTGCGTACTTCACCCTGGGTTCCGAGAGTCCCCAGTGGGAGTCTACGATCGAGTCAGGGTATGGGGAGGCACCCCCTCCCGTGGAGAGCCTGGATATACTCCCCGCTGCTGGGGTCTCTGGGGAAAACCTGGAAATCGACTTTCAGGTTGTGGATCCCAGCAGCCCTGTTGGAGAGAAGGTCCTAGAAACCTGTAGCATAGAGGGGTGGGGGCCCCAGAGGTTAGTCGGTCCACAGAACAGGGAAGAGGCTGTCATCCTAGTGGAagatgatgatgaggatgaacAGGAAGGTCTgaggagcagcaggaggagaaggaggaggaggcggaggcagaggaAAATCAAGAAGGAGAGCAAAGTGAGGAATGCCGAGAGGATGGAGAACATCCTGCAGGCGCTGGAGAATATTCAGCTGGACCTGGAGTCCGTTAACATCAAGGCAGGCAAGGCCTTCCTGCGTCTCAAGCGCAAGTTCATCCAGATGCGAAGACCCTTCCTGGAGCGCAGAGACCTCATCATCCAGCATATCCCAGGCTTCTGGGTCAAAGCA TTCCTCAACCACCCCAGAATTTCAATCTTGATCAACCGACGTGATGAAGACATTTTCCGCTACTTGACCAATCTGCAG GTACAGGATCTAAGACACATCTCCATGGGCTACAAAATGAAGCTGTACTTCCAGACAAACCCCTACTTCACAAACATGGTGATTGTCAAGGAGTTCCAGCGCAACCGCTCGG GTCGGCTGGTGTCTCATTCCACCCCGATCCGCTGGCACCGGGGCCAGGAACCCCAGGCCCACAGGCATGGGAACCAGGACACCAGCTACAGCTTCTTCAGCTGGTTCTCAAaccacagcctcccagaggctGACAGGATTGCTGAG ATTATCAAGAATGACCTGTGGGTCAACCCTGTACGCTACTACATGATGAGAGAAAGAGGCTACAGGACAAACAGAAagaagcaagagaagaaaaaaag GCCCAGGCTTTCCTACAGTAAAAACAAGAATCAATGTGAAGTGGTGATCGTGGAAGATCCTTATGACTATTATGCAGTGGAAGACATATTCAGCGATATCTCAGACTTTGATGAGACCATTCATGACATCAAGATCTCTGACTTCATGGATACCACCGACTACTTTGAGACCACTGACAACGAGATAACTGACATCAATGAGAACATCTGTGACAATGAGATCCCTGACCACAATGAGGTCCCCAAATATGAGACCACTGGTAACAACAAGAGCGCTGATGACAACGCGACCACTTACAACAATGAGAATGCCAATGACAACAATGAGAACCCTGAAGACAATAACAAGAACACCAATGACAATGAGAACCCTGATGACAACAATGAGAATGCTAATGGTGACAACAAGAACCTCAGAGGTGGCAACCGGGGCAGCATTGGCAACAACCAGGACAGCAGTGACAGTGACAACGAAGGCAGTGATGATGAAGATAATGATGGCAATGAAGGTGACAATGAAGGCAGTGATGATGACGGCAATGAAGGTGACAATGAAGGCAGCGATGACGACGACAGAGACATTGAGTATTATCAGAATTACATTGACGACTTTGACAAAGATCAATATTACAGTATCAACCAGCATGCCTATGAGGATGAGATACAGATCGTCTCAGACGAATCAGTGGAGGAAG GCAACGTGCAAGGTGAGAACTTCTATGAGGAAGGAGGCTATGAAATGGGAGGAATTGAGAACGACTGGGATGGAGAAGATTCTGAAGACTCCGACCTGGCAGAGGTGGTTCAGGTCCCAAACGCCTGGGCCAACCTGGGGAACAGTGGCAAAACCGGATAA
- the TSPYL2 gene encoding testis-specific Y-encoded-like protein 2 isoform X2: MDRPDEGPPAKTLRLSSSEPPQRNPPPPPPPPLLRLPLPPPEQRPRLQEETEAAQVLADMRGVGSGPVMPPSSPYIILEEGGIRAYFTLGSESPQWESTIESGYGEAPPPVESLDILPAAGVSGENLEIDFQVVDPSSPVGEKVLETCSIEGWGPQRLVGPQNREEAVILVEDDDEDEQEGLRSSRRRRRRRRRQRKIKKESKVRNAERMENILQALENIQLDLESVNIKAGKAFLRLKRKFIQMRRPFLERRDLIIQHIPGFWVKAFLNHPRISILINRRDEDIFRYLTNLQVQDLRHISMGYKMKLYFQTNPYFTNMVIVKEFQRNRSGRLVSHSTPIRWHRGQEPQAHRHGNQDTSYSFFSWFSNHSLPEADRIAEIIKNDLWVNPVRYYMMRERGYRTNRKKQEKKKSKNKNQCEVVIVEDPYDYYAVEDIFSDISDFDETIHDIKISDFMDTTDYFETTDNEITDINENICDNEIPDHNEVPKYETTGNNKSADDNATTYNNENANDNNENPEDNNKNTNDNENPDDNNENANGDNKNLRGGNRGSIGNNQDSSDSDNEGSDDEDNDGNEGDNEGSDDDGNEGDNEGSDDDDRDIEYYQNYIDDFDKDQYYSINQHAYEDEIQIVSDESVEEGNVQGENFYEEGGYEMGGIENDWDGEDSEDSDLAEVVQVPNAWANLGNSGKTG; the protein is encoded by the exons ATGGATCGCCCGGATGAGGGGCCTCCGGCCAAGACCCTGCGCCTGAGCAGCTCTGAGCCGCCTCAGCGCaacccgccgccgccgccgccgccgccgctcctgCGACTGCCCCTGCCTCCACCCGAGCAGCGCCCAAGGCTCCAGGAGGAAACCGAGGCGGCACAGGTGCTGGCTGACATGAGGGGGGTGGGCTCGGGCCCCGTGATGCCCCCGTCGTCGCCCTATATCATTCTCGAGGAGGGGGGGATCCGTGCGTACTTCACCCTGGGTTCCGAGAGTCCCCAGTGGGAGTCTACGATCGAGTCAGGGTATGGGGAGGCACCCCCTCCCGTGGAGAGCCTGGATATACTCCCCGCTGCTGGGGTCTCTGGGGAAAACCTGGAAATCGACTTTCAGGTTGTGGATCCCAGCAGCCCTGTTGGAGAGAAGGTCCTAGAAACCTGTAGCATAGAGGGGTGGGGGCCCCAGAGGTTAGTCGGTCCACAGAACAGGGAAGAGGCTGTCATCCTAGTGGAagatgatgatgaggatgaacAGGAAGGTCTgaggagcagcaggaggagaaggaggaggaggcggaggcagaggaAAATCAAGAAGGAGAGCAAAGTGAGGAATGCCGAGAGGATGGAGAACATCCTGCAGGCGCTGGAGAATATTCAGCTGGACCTGGAGTCCGTTAACATCAAGGCAGGCAAGGCCTTCCTGCGTCTCAAGCGCAAGTTCATCCAGATGCGAAGACCCTTCCTGGAGCGCAGAGACCTCATCATCCAGCATATCCCAGGCTTCTGGGTCAAAGCA TTCCTCAACCACCCCAGAATTTCAATCTTGATCAACCGACGTGATGAAGACATTTTCCGCTACTTGACCAATCTGCAG GTACAGGATCTAAGACACATCTCCATGGGCTACAAAATGAAGCTGTACTTCCAGACAAACCCCTACTTCACAAACATGGTGATTGTCAAGGAGTTCCAGCGCAACCGCTCGG GTCGGCTGGTGTCTCATTCCACCCCGATCCGCTGGCACCGGGGCCAGGAACCCCAGGCCCACAGGCATGGGAACCAGGACACCAGCTACAGCTTCTTCAGCTGGTTCTCAAaccacagcctcccagaggctGACAGGATTGCTGAG ATTATCAAGAATGACCTGTGGGTCAACCCTGTACGCTACTACATGATGAGAGAAAGAGGCTACAGGACAAACAGAAagaagcaagagaagaaaaaaag TAAAAACAAGAATCAATGTGAAGTGGTGATCGTGGAAGATCCTTATGACTATTATGCAGTGGAAGACATATTCAGCGATATCTCAGACTTTGATGAGACCATTCATGACATCAAGATCTCTGACTTCATGGATACCACCGACTACTTTGAGACCACTGACAACGAGATAACTGACATCAATGAGAACATCTGTGACAATGAGATCCCTGACCACAATGAGGTCCCCAAATATGAGACCACTGGTAACAACAAGAGCGCTGATGACAACGCGACCACTTACAACAATGAGAATGCCAATGACAACAATGAGAACCCTGAAGACAATAACAAGAACACCAATGACAATGAGAACCCTGATGACAACAATGAGAATGCTAATGGTGACAACAAGAACCTCAGAGGTGGCAACCGGGGCAGCATTGGCAACAACCAGGACAGCAGTGACAGTGACAACGAAGGCAGTGATGATGAAGATAATGATGGCAATGAAGGTGACAATGAAGGCAGTGATGATGACGGCAATGAAGGTGACAATGAAGGCAGCGATGACGACGACAGAGACATTGAGTATTATCAGAATTACATTGACGACTTTGACAAAGATCAATATTACAGTATCAACCAGCATGCCTATGAGGATGAGATACAGATCGTCTCAGACGAATCAGTGGAGGAAG GCAACGTGCAAGGTGAGAACTTCTATGAGGAAGGAGGCTATGAAATGGGAGGAATTGAGAACGACTGGGATGGAGAAGATTCTGAAGACTCCGACCTGGCAGAGGTGGTTCAGGTCCCAAACGCCTGGGCCAACCTGGGGAACAGTGGCAAAACCGGATAA